From the Sulfuriferula nivalis genome, the window AGTGCTGTTATTCGGTATGAATCCAACTAGTAGCTAAAAACGGCTGAATCATGGCCGAAACAGTTGGCTATCTTTCATCTTTAAGACACTGGCTGTCGTTGTGTCACACTGATAAACTGTTAAGCCAATCAGAACACTCAAAATGAAGCACGGGTTTGTTAAAATCCGTGTAGCGGTGAAGCTGAATTGTCGATAGTGGGATACACCCACACCGTCTGATTCTCATCGATGGCTACGTTGAGGATAGTGTGGTCGGAAGACAATCGGGCGTTATTTTGCGTCATTTGTGATCCAAAACTAAAGATGCCGACCGAGCTGTCTGGGCGTCAGGTACCTAACCTCTCGCGTGCTCTTTGTGTGATGGAGAGTTTATGGTTGGTTGAAATCAAGAGTAATGTGCGCGAAATCGAGCCGATTGCACAGTCCACGAATTTTCTGGTGGTGCTGAATTTAGCGCAGGGGAAGCAAGAATGAAATTTGAGGTGTATTGCGATGAAGCTAACCCGGATGTCCTGACGTCTGCGAATCCCCGTGCGCGTTATCTCATGATCGGTAGCCTGTGGCTACCGGAGGAACTACGCGATGAGATCAAGGTGCGGATTGGTGCGCTGAGGCAGCGACACCAGGCTTGGGGGGAAATCAAGTGGAGCAAGGTATCCCCGAATCGCAAGGATTTCTACGTCGAGTTGATTGATCTATTTGTCAGCTACGGTGACAACCTTCGTTTTCGCTGCATTGCTGTAGACCGCACCCAGCTTAATCTAGCACTTCATGACAATGATGGCGAGCTTGGGTTCTACAAATTCTATTACCAGCTTTTGCATCACTGGGTGCTCGACTTCAACGCCTACCGTATCTTCTGCGATATCAAGAGTAACCGTGATCCCAAGCGCCTGCCTGTGCTCACTCGATGCCTGTCGCGCACCAACCTGACCTCGAACATCGATAGCATCCAGTCGCTTCCATCTCACGAAGTTGTCCTGATACAGCTTTGTGATTTGCTGCTTGGGGTCGCAAGCAGCCGGATCAATGAAACATTGCGCGACGGAACGGCCAAGTCAGCTGTTGTGAGCCGTCTCGAATCTGCTCTGGGTTGTTCGCTCGCACCTACACATAAACGCGAAGAGAAATTCAACATCTTCCAGATTCGACTGCAGGGAGGTTGGTAATGGCCTTGCCTCCACTGGTTCATTATGCTACCGCCGCTGAATACCGGACGCACTACGAGCAAGTTTACTGTCACGGTACAATCCTGACCTTTGAAGGTATTCGAGTCCATTTTTCGTCTAGCAAGTTTGGGCATATGTTTTATGAGAGCACGGCGCGGAATGGAATCAAGGATGCCTTCTCTCCCGTCCGCGCACAACGCATTGACTGGATCAAGGCGACGCTGGAACACCCTATTGCTGCGCTGTTCGAGGGGTGGGATAAGACTTCGCATCAATACGATGCCAGCCGACGGGTGGCGGTTGTGTATGAGGATTTTGTCGTTGTGGTGGCGATGAGTCTGAAGCTCGACGGTTCGCTGAAAGCCAACTTCGTGACTTGTTACCAGGCAGACAACAGCATCAGCAAGATCAGGAAATCGCCGGTATGGTCCCGGGAGGCTTGCCTTCATCGACTTGGAGGGACGCCTTGATAGCGCACCAGAAAAAACAAAGGCCGCTGATTCGCTACGCGGGTTCAGCGGCCGAGACCTCGATTGGTTCAAAGCCGATAGGCAGTGAACTCAACTTGGCATTTTACTCTGGGTTGCCGCCCTGTCAAGCAGTATCTAGTCTCGTGGTCAGTGGGGGTATTCGCGAGACATAGGTGATAAAAAACAACATAGAATCGAGAATCTGAATGCCAACGCTAAACTGGATCGGCAAGGAAGCTGTCGTCAAACACCATAAGGAAGTGCCATTCCGGCTACTGGAACCAGTACCGGATTTGTGCTGTGGTGCAGCCGACAGCGGCAACCTCATCGTGCAAGGGGACAACTTGCATGCGCTCAAGGCTCTACTGCCGCGTTACGCCGGCCAGGTGAAGTGCATCTACATTGACCCGCCGTACAACACTGGCAACGAGGGTTGGGTCTACAACGACAATGTCAGCAGCCCGGAAATCCGTCGCTGGCTGGGCGAGGTAGTCGGCAAGGAAGGCGAGACGCTGGATCGGCACGACCGCTGGCTATGCATGATGTATCCGCGCCTAGTCCTATTGCGTCAGTTTCTCACTGAAGATGGTGTCATTCTGATCTCGCTGGACGACGTTGAATCTGGGCATTTACGGTTGTTGTTGGACGAGATATTTGGATTCAAAAATCGGATTGCAACGATTGTTTGGAATACACGGAATACCGACAACCGCATCAAGTCGCACCTCTCACCAGACCATGAGTACATCTTTGTCTACGGCAAGTCCGACTCTGCGCGGATTGAAGGGCGCATAATTGATCGCTCGGACTTTAAGAACCCAGATAAAGATCCGAGAGGCCCCTATGTAACTGATCCGCTCAAAGGAAAAGCCACAGCCACCGAGCGTCCAAAT encodes:
- a CDS encoding DUF3800 domain-containing protein, translating into MKFEVYCDEANPDVLTSANPRARYLMIGSLWLPEELRDEIKVRIGALRQRHQAWGEIKWSKVSPNRKDFYVELIDLFVSYGDNLRFRCIAVDRTQLNLALHDNDGELGFYKFYYQLLHHWVLDFNAYRIFCDIKSNRDPKRLPVLTRCLSRTNLTSNIDSIQSLPSHEVVLIQLCDLLLGVASSRINETLRDGTAKSAVVSRLESALGCSLAPTHKREEKFNIFQIRLQGGW